A single region of the Plantactinospora soyae genome encodes:
- a CDS encoding siderophore-interacting protein — protein MADGKNGTGVRHATVLRKRWITPHMIRVVLGGDGLAGFTADAYADHYVKLIFPPPGVDYPVPCDLDAIRREMPREHWPRMRTYTVRAWDAATGELTLDFVYHGDEGLAGPWAAHTSPGDQIMFRGPGGGYAPSPAADWHLLVGDESALPAIGVALERLPYGAPARVFIEVAGAAEEQLLTSTGTAEIVWVHRAGRVVGEALVEAVRALTFPPGAVHAFVHGEANFVRELRRMLRVELRVPPERLSISGYWRRGDDDESWRSSKAEWNRLVEAEETAAAVR, from the coding sequence ATGGCGGATGGTAAGAACGGGACCGGGGTCAGGCACGCCACCGTGCTGCGCAAGCGGTGGATCACCCCGCACATGATCCGGGTGGTGCTCGGCGGGGACGGGTTGGCCGGCTTCACCGCGGACGCGTACGCCGACCACTACGTGAAGCTGATCTTCCCGCCGCCCGGCGTCGACTATCCGGTGCCCTGCGACCTCGACGCGATCCGCCGCGAGATGCCGCGCGAGCACTGGCCACGGATGCGGACGTACACCGTCCGGGCCTGGGACGCGGCGACCGGGGAGCTGACCCTCGACTTCGTCTACCACGGCGACGAGGGGCTGGCCGGTCCCTGGGCCGCCCACACAAGTCCCGGCGACCAGATCATGTTCCGCGGCCCCGGCGGCGGGTACGCCCCGAGCCCGGCGGCCGACTGGCACCTGCTGGTGGGTGACGAGAGCGCCCTGCCGGCGATCGGCGTGGCGCTGGAGCGGCTGCCGTACGGCGCTCCGGCCCGGGTCTTCATCGAGGTGGCCGGGGCGGCGGAGGAGCAGCTACTGACCAGCACCGGAACCGCCGAGATCGTCTGGGTGCACCGCGCCGGCCGGGTCGTCGGCGAGGCCCTGGTCGAGGCGGTACGGGCGCTCACCTTCCCGCCCGGTGCCGTGCACGCCTTCGTGCACGGGGAGGCGAACTTCGTCCGGGAACTGCGCCGGATGCTCCGGGTGGAACTGCGGGTACCTCCGGAGCGGCTCTCCATCTCCGGCTACTGGCGCCGGGGTGACGACGACGAGAGCTGGCGCTCGTCCAAGGCCGAGTGGAACCGGCTCGTCGAGGCTGAGGAGACGGCCGCGGCGGTTCGCTGA